A single region of the Tigriopus californicus strain San Diego chromosome 8, Tcal_SD_v2.1, whole genome shotgun sequence genome encodes:
- the LOC131884607 gene encoding uncharacterized protein LOC131884607 isoform X2, producing MIKQAILDKLGYHIELERDDQGRWKLPPEIMNNPDLNPGEIVHDQTFRNMDAIDIEKSAYPWEVITKTLSIVEFANSTYHYGRAFILYPENYSASREESRFINEGPGVEEALVRAFRLKQHYIDSAQEELNKILNEHEGKKAKKKSKKSKSKKKKKKDAPIFVGIHSRRTDHQDFESVTGFKTLKPSYYLHAMEMYREHFKNVIFIYISDDLQWGKTHLRPRTKAGDLYFGGQGSPHESHSIGFDLALMSLCNHTILSYGTFSYWVGFMAGGSVILPKHFPDYRTGSDAKAFYHHPLKNPFPRLHPYLL from the exons atgatcaaacaaGCCATTTTGGACAAACTCGGATATCATATTGAGTTGGAGAGGGATGACCAAGGGCGATGGAAATTGCCACCAGAAATCATGAACAACCCTGATTTGAATCCAGGAGA AATTGTACATGACCAAACATTTCGAAACATGGATGCCATTGATATCGAGAAATCTGCATACCCTTGGGAGGTGATCACGAAGACACTTTCTATAGTGGAGTTCGCAAATTCAACCTACCATTATGGGAGGGCCTTCATCTTATATCCTGAAAACTACAGTGCCAGCAGAGAAGAGTCACGATTCATAAATGAAG GTCCTGGAGTTGAGGAAGCTTTGGTCCGAGCCTTTCGGCTCAAGCAACACTACATCGATTCAGCCCAGGAAGAGCTTAACAAGATTTTAAATGAACACGAGggcaaaaaggcaaagaagaaatcgaaaaagagcaagagcaagaagaagaagaaaaaagatgcTCCAATTTTCGTCGGCATTCATTCTCGTAGGACCGACCATCAGGATTTTGAAAGTGTCACCGGATTCAAGACCTTAAAGCCTAGCTATTACTTACACGCCATGGAAATGTACAG GGAGCACTTCaagaatgtcattttcatttacatCAGTGACGATCTCCAATGGGGAAAAACGCATCTACGTCCACGGACCAAGGCAGGTGATCTTTACTTTGGTGGGCAGGGTTCGCCCCACGAAAGCCACAG CATTGGTTTTGACCTGGCGCTCATGAGCCTGTGCAACCATACCATACTTTCATACGGGACGTTTTCCTATTGGGTAGGATTTATGGCCGGCGGATCGGTAATATTGCCCAAACATTTTCCCGACTACAG AACGGGTAGTGACGCCAAGGCATTTTACCACCATCCTTTGAAGAATCCTTTTCCTCGACTCCATCCATATTTGTTATAA
- the LOC131884605 gene encoding uncharacterized aarF domain-containing protein kinase 2-like encodes MFRAFHTALRISPKTIGLSVRSGLVLFGSRAALVEPANRNSLGNPVDIQFTRPITKNGSWVDSWQLALTNWQASLLTLLRALNLLRICFPLIILSPIAYYREGYRYTWFRRLVRTLEQCGPIFIKLGQWAATRRDLFPLSLCQELSVLHRSTQTHTWLETKDILESNLEQELTKVFHHIEEFPFGSGSCAQVHKAKLKSNDTMVAVKVLHPNIRHLFQQDLKVMQAIAKSVLWMAPNLKWLSPDESLREFAKLMDCQLNLKIEAQNLELLSRNFKSTSNVIFPKPVHHLCSEYVLVETFEEGIHIGDFIKDVVNEQDRPLMKKVANIGVHMLLKMIFQDNLVHGDLHPGNILVRNEDPPRIVILDPGIVSSLSTHDMGNFKSVFKAVISGDGSRVGHLFLERSFNQCQSPEKFVKEMESIVLEARSQQLSLNRLDVSKLLTKVFNTLLVHEVKLESNFASVILAILVLEGLGRTLDPDLDLVIKATPYVMRS; translated from the exons ATGTTTCGGGCGTTTCACACGGCTCTTCGAATCAGTCCCAAGACCATTGGTCTCTCGGTCAGATCGGGCTTGGTGCTATTCGGATCCAGAGCCGCATTAGTCGAGCCAGCTAATCGCAACTCCCTCGGCAACCCGGTGGACATTCAGTTTACACGTCCAATCACGAAAAACGGCTCTTGGGTTGATTCCTGGCAGCTGGCTCTGACCAATTGGCAAGCGTCTTTGTTGACGTTATTGCGGGCTCTGAACTTGCTCCGAATTTGTTTCCCCCTGATCATTCTCTCTCCGATTGCCTATTATCGGGAAGGCTACCGATACACTTGGTTCCGGAGGTTAGTTCGAACTCTGGAGCAATGTGGTCCCATCTTTATAAAACTGGGACAATGGGCTGCCACGAGACGAGATCTCTTCCCCTTGAGTCTCTGTCAAGAATTATCCGTCCTCCATAGAAGCACTCAAACCCACACATGGTTAGAGACTAAAGACATCTTGGAATCGAATCTCGAACAAG AACTGACCAAAGTCTTCCATCACATTGAGGAGTTTCCATTTGGTTCGGGTAGTTGTGCTCAAGTCCACAAGGCCAAATTGAAGTCCAATGACACCATGGTCGCCGTCAAGGTCCTTCATCCGAATATCCGACACTTGTTCCAACAAGATCTGAAAGTAATGCAAGCAATTGCCAAATCAGTCCTGTGGATGGCTCCAAACTTGAAATGGCTCAGTCCGGACGAATCCCTCAGAGAGTTTGCCAAATTGATGGATTGTCAGCTAAATCTGAAGATCGAGGCTCAAAACCTGGAACTCCTGAGTCGAAACTTCAAGTCCACATCGAACGTGATTTTTCCAAAACCCGTTCATCATTTGTGCTCCGAGTATGTTCTAGTGGAGACTTTTGAAGAAGGCATTCACATTGGTGACTTCATCAAGGATGTAGTAAACGAGCAAGATCGTCCTTTGATGAAGAAGGTCGCTAATATTGGAGTGCACATGCTTCTCAAAATG ATATTTCAGGATAATCTGGTTCATGGCGACCTTCATCCTGGGAACATCCTCGTTCGAAATGAGGATCCACCTCGGATCGTCATTCTAGACCCTGGCATCGTTTCAAGCCTCTCCACTCACGACATGGGCAACTTTAAATCTGTGTTCAAGGCCGTTATTTCAG GAGATGGAAGTCGGGTAGGCCATTTGTTTCTCGAGAGATCATTCAATCAATGTCAGTCTCCCGagaaatttgtcaaagaaatggaATCCATTGTCCTCGAAGCTCGAAGTCAACAGTTGTCGCTCAATCGGCTGGATGTATCCAAGCTTTTAACCAAAGTGTTCAATACCCTACTCGTTCATGAGGTCAAACTGGAATCCAATTTTGCTTCGGTCATATTAGCCATTCTCGTTCTTGAAGGCCTTGGTCGCACACTAGATCCGGACTTAGATCTAGTCATTAAAGCCACTCCATATGTGATGAGATCTTAG
- the LOC131884609 gene encoding transcription initiation factor TFIID subunit 8-like, translating into MILSASGISNSSNSLPDPSVTEDSYRKCLKMGVANILSEVGFDSTTPLALETLCELFQSFLGELGRSSRAYTELACRAHPLHADVLLALIEMGVPTEGLSAYAFRPGRKSLANPQPAPPIKQTSILHTGDRPASSRSKARQAGGDFLPELPDSHAFVRTPTHKQPVTDYVGVREKAASQKRDVERALTRFIAKTGQTHSLFSTNDTNLFPLISPERLMPDQPLLPAYINALLFKDQVFEEDEREFQPKKKKEDDPLDDSDDDDPPPPVPTTEKMKSSDPIDSDSDEEVKVEPPPSAAVVPVQESPVKRNRREHDGVIENPFLKPVRMPRTTATPVKRAL; encoded by the coding sequence ATGATCCTGTCCGCGTCCGGAATTTCCAATTCCAGTAACAGTTTACCCGATCCCTCGGTCACGGAGGATAGTTATCGCAAATGTCTCAAGATGGGAGTGGCCAATATCCTGTCCGAGGTGGGCTTCGACTCGACCACGCCCTTAGCCCTGGAGACGCTGTGCGAGTTGTTCCAGAGCTTTCTGGGGGAATTGGGTCGCTCCAGTCGAGCCTACACGGAATTAGCTTGTCGAGCCCACCCCTTGCACGCCGATGTCTTATTGGCTCTCATAGAAATGGGCGTACCCACGGAGGGCTTGTCGGCCTATGCCTTCCGACCAGGCCGCAAATCCTTAGCTAATCCTCAACCCGCCCCGCCCATCAAACAGACCTCCATATTACACACGGGCGATCGGCCCGCCTCGTCCCGCTCGAAAGCCCGACAAGCGGGCGGAGATTTTCTGCCCGAGCTGCCAGACTCCCACGCCTTTGTGCGCACGCCCACTCACAAACAGCCCGTGACGGATTACGTTGGGGTCCGGGAAAAGGCTGCCTCGCAAAAGCGGGATGTGGAACGGGCTCTCACCCGTTTCATCGCCAAAACGGGTCAAACGCATTCTCTATTCAGTACCAACGATACCAATCTCTTTCCACTCATCTCACCTGAGCGTCTCATGCCCGATCAGCCCTTGCTCCCCGCCTATATCAACGCCCTCTTGTTCAAGGACCAGGTCTTTGAGGAGGATGAGCGGGAATTTcagcccaagaagaagaaggaagacgaTCCCTTGGATGATTCGGATGACGATGATCCCCCTCCTCCCGTGCCAACGACGGAGAAGATGAAAAGTTCGGACCCCATCGATTCGGATTCCGATGAAGAAGTCAAAGTTGAGCCGCCGCCTTCGGCCGCCGTGGTGCCCGTCCAGGAATCACCTGTCAAACGGAACCGTAGAGAACACGATGGGGTGATTGAGAACCCGTTCCTAAAACCCGTCCGAATGCCTCGAACCACGGCCACGCCCGTGAAACGAGCTCTGTGA
- the LOC131884607 gene encoding uncharacterized protein LOC131884607 isoform X1 has translation MKGVKLLVLLPLTLASNESQSHSECRKQESQLTDQQSTCDRTCVPFDPHAPSVVIRDTQGRLGNQMFAYLLLLSLKLQFGYQPYLTRKGFDHLSPYFENLDMEVAEDVLCDFDDVYPKFRLMIKEKRLEMIKQAILDKLGYHIELERDDQGRWKLPPEIMNNPDLNPGEIVHDQTFRNMDAIDIEKSAYPWEVITKTLSIVEFANSTYHYGRAFILYPENYSASREESRFINEGPGVEEALVRAFRLKQHYIDSAQEELNKILNEHEGKKAKKKSKKSKSKKKKKKDAPIFVGIHSRRTDHQDFESVTGFKTLKPSYYLHAMEMYREHFKNVIFIYISDDLQWGKTHLRPRTKAGDLYFGGQGSPHESHSIGFDLALMSLCNHTILSYGTFSYWVGFMAGGSVILPKHFPDYRTGSDAKAFYHHPLKNPFPRLHPYLL, from the exons ATGAAGGGCGTGAAACTTTTAGTTTTGTTACCTTTAACGCTAGCTAGCAACGAAAGTCAGTCCCATTCTGAATGTAGGAAACAAGAATCCCAGTTAACAGATCAGCAGTCCACATGTGACCGGACATGCGTGCCCTTCGATCCCCATGCCCCAAGTGTAGTGATCCGTGACACCCAAGGGCGGTTGGGGAATCAAATGTTTGCGTATTTGCTTCTGCTCTCGCTCAAACTTCAATTCGGATATCAACCTTATCTAACGAGAAAAGGGTTTGACCATTTGAGCCCGTATTTCGAGAATCTCGACATGGAAGTGGCGGAGGATGTCCTGTGCGATTTTGACGATGTCTATCCGAAATTTAG ACTCATGATTAAGGAGAAACGCctggaaatgatcaaacaaGCCATTTTGGACAAACTCGGATATCATATTGAGTTGGAGAGGGATGACCAAGGGCGATGGAAATTGCCACCAGAAATCATGAACAACCCTGATTTGAATCCAGGAGA AATTGTACATGACCAAACATTTCGAAACATGGATGCCATTGATATCGAGAAATCTGCATACCCTTGGGAGGTGATCACGAAGACACTTTCTATAGTGGAGTTCGCAAATTCAACCTACCATTATGGGAGGGCCTTCATCTTATATCCTGAAAACTACAGTGCCAGCAGAGAAGAGTCACGATTCATAAATGAAG GTCCTGGAGTTGAGGAAGCTTTGGTCCGAGCCTTTCGGCTCAAGCAACACTACATCGATTCAGCCCAGGAAGAGCTTAACAAGATTTTAAATGAACACGAGggcaaaaaggcaaagaagaaatcgaaaaagagcaagagcaagaagaagaagaaaaaagatgcTCCAATTTTCGTCGGCATTCATTCTCGTAGGACCGACCATCAGGATTTTGAAAGTGTCACCGGATTCAAGACCTTAAAGCCTAGCTATTACTTACACGCCATGGAAATGTACAG GGAGCACTTCaagaatgtcattttcatttacatCAGTGACGATCTCCAATGGGGAAAAACGCATCTACGTCCACGGACCAAGGCAGGTGATCTTTACTTTGGTGGGCAGGGTTCGCCCCACGAAAGCCACAG CATTGGTTTTGACCTGGCGCTCATGAGCCTGTGCAACCATACCATACTTTCATACGGGACGTTTTCCTATTGGGTAGGATTTATGGCCGGCGGATCGGTAATATTGCCCAAACATTTTCCCGACTACAG AACGGGTAGTGACGCCAAGGCATTTTACCACCATCCTTTGAAGAATCCTTTTCCTCGACTCCATCCATATTTGTTATAA
- the LOC131884613 gene encoding LOW QUALITY PROTEIN: uncharacterized protein LOC131884613 (The sequence of the model RefSeq protein was modified relative to this genomic sequence to represent the inferred CDS: substituted 1 base at 1 genomic stop codon), with protein sequence MNLSPPPGTGSTSGSTSEGILKADWVDPAPWPALAGANPPLLDESEADEEAPEPEDEDEEEEAHPVVEVANINGVLVDLSEADQDLANNNDPNNNAANLNAPLLEGQPDLAIQPAAPTLAESDPSPEEPPENAPDESEASHSSSSSHEVSFKVDLPTDNPGEGSSGCSEASESLESGSPHGTLQQCPKYEALKADALLILKFMPGKSFEEIHHYLEAHMDNPARVQVVLNEFLEEVEQKSESSSKSSKFRSSSSQPMELSASSSGTDSDSEINLVKNKSGNGLKAKNSKLSKPSSDPPPGPSGSCETKASRGVLRKSHSGRKRLISLDPNLSDEDLDFKSKIAHTNVETTTTTAKTRDEDDPGKPCKPVGDRGVKRRWSKKSSKDGGGLLRRQHERSKIQLSEKHLHGPYNFYDHRKRGAPSSSSPSGTSTSDAFASSRPRGKIEFKALRKDLQVIVDNNPDKGNLSNSSARSGAAMSGPSTESKNGNDSPPVVDLRDLPPSPVVVVDLSDADQSEKRELLGSFTNMFPGTPVEYLVEQADELAGKPAAIERFIMELLARESKPPDYWVPKAQRPPELGFSVGSNAAGPPLNTDPSLVNGDEVLFPIDGGTYPNXLPPPLDEPKEGLKMDLLDWQAPPNHLDEVLLPAHPGEPIIDLPEEVVEEEALAGPSNEENQEDKNKSRFSTVEILFPQADPEFLHQKVLEFENDDEAFNRWVNESLENKGSDFPSREAYEKRQEEADLLQKYSREVDVEDILNMYEDPVAFFSDKTRKTSELYEKQAVAQLKREFCYVGVNVIMKIFIQNNKLYYPAFKTLKKYNGSKRKTKRMDHECSMPQGIDLNFLKEVQFSRIEGKIEARKQNLEEERQLLIEEGKKSGSLIECSCCYNDECLPQDMLPCRGGHLFCIECVQRASQVAVGEAKTSLTCLGQCDEIFELSTLQKALKANMFSKWLKKISLAEIEKADIEGLERCPFCEFATIMEFSPEENKVFQCQNPECGKESCRLCKEISHIPLRCEEVEKDAEVRKRTYIENKMTEALVRKCWKCGKPYLKVDGCNKMTCTCGAKMCYLCRKPVTDYTHFYGQGGVSNGKQCPLWSDNNKLHERDVAKGALEAKKNMDEKEPSIKLKHDPTKNIREEAALENEAAAPPPHPLEVVVGGRGGRIRQHIVAQQRMIENQIEALNRMGRGAGGGPGPGRGPPGAMPYPMHVNPMPQRRQGAPHLQYNNLINQMGEILELRNQHRMREQELLGREREALEGYRHHHALVPQPPPPQPHPHNPYMGRGGPGGMGPPPAHFHNAMQPMRRMAMAPPRHVNAPQHNQPQPQPQPQPQPGQINPNPGANPTLMAGPVLDPQGRPRVRNDRFDEPPLMFNNYFGQMAAAVGGDPQRPAMGERGVRMMPMGRGGEQPGEQPVDLRPQPADLRRVPVIVGHPAGPPRPPPPPRDNRHGRPEGQMEPGPVVPAGAPAPPPGPVPQPPARVRAHNPPPPPPHPPHPPPVPPRPNGNGFMDMYLDAEFLLDDLNPFDVLF encoded by the exons ATGAATTTATCCCCGCCGCCTGGCACAGGATCGACGTCCGGATCGACCTCGGAAGGGATTTTAAAAGCCGATTGGGTGGATCCCGCCCCTTGGCCCGCCTTGGCGGGCGCTAATCCGCCGTTATTAGACGAGTCTGAGGCCGATGAAGAGGCGCCCGAGcccgaggatgaggatgaagaagaggaggccCATCCGGTCGTAGAAGTGGCTAATATCAA TGGGGTTTTGGTGGATTTGTCCGAAGCCGATCAAGACTTGGCCAATAACAATGACCCCAACAACAATGCGGCCAATCTCAATGCGCCGTTGTTGGAAGGCCAACCTGACTTGGCCATTCAGCCAGCCGCTCCGACCTTGGCCGAGTCTGATCCATCGCCCGAGGAACCGCCGGAGAACGCTCCGGATGAATCCGAGGCCAGTCATTCCAGCTCCAGCAGCCATGAGGTGTCGTTTAAGGTCGATTTACCCACCGACAATCCGGGTGAGGGGTCCTCGGGTTGTTCGGAGGCCTCAGAATCACTAGAGTCTGGCTCGCCCCATGGCACCCTGCAACAATGCCCGAAGTACGAGGCCTTGAAAGCGGATGCCTTGCTGATCTTAAAATTCATGCCAGGCAAGAGCTTTGAGGAGATTCATCATTACCTGGAGGCTCACATGGATAATCCGGCACGCGTTCAG GTGGTTCTCAACGAATTTCTTGAGGAAGTGGAGCAAAAATCGGAGAGCTCGTCGAAATCCTCCAAATTTAGGTCCAGTTCGTCGCAACCAATGGAACTTTCCGCCAGCTCCAGTGGAACGGACAGTGACAGTGAGATTAACCTCGTCAAAAATAAATCGGGCAACGGTCTGAAGGCCAAGAACTCGAAGCTGAGCAAACCGAGCTCAGATCCGCCCCCGGGTCCAAGTGGTTCATGTGAAACAAAAGCTTCGCGAGGTGTCCTGCGAAAGAGCCACTCGGGCCGAAAACGCCTCATTAGCTTGGATCCCAACTTGTCAGACGAAGATCTTGACTTCAAAAGCAAGATTGCCCATACCAATGTtgagacgacgacgacgacagcAAAAACTCGCGACGAAGACGATCCCGGGAAACCCTGTAAGCCTGTGGGCGATAGAGGGGTCAAACGTAGGTGGAGCAAGAAGTCTAGTAAAGATGGTGGAGGGCTCTTGCGTCGTCAACATGAGCGGAGTAAGATTCAATTGTCAGAGAAACACCTTCATGGGCCTTACAACTTTTACGACCACCGCAAACGAGGCGCCCCTTCTTCCTCAAGTCCATCAGGAACGTCCACCTCCGATGCCTTTGCAAGCTCCCGGCCGAGGGGCAAGATCGAGTTCAAGGCCTTGCGGAAGGACCTCCAGGTCATTGTGGACAACAATCCTGATAAGGGCAATCTCAGTAACTCGAGTGCTCGGTCAGGGGCTGCCATGTCAGGCCCAAGCACAGAGTCAAAAAATGGGAACGATTCTCCGCCAGTGGTGGATCTTCGAGACTTGCCTCCAAGTCCGGTTGTGGTGGTAGATCTGTCCGATGCAGACCAAAGTGAAAAACGCGAGTTGCTGGGCAGCTTTACCAATATGTTTCCGGGTACGCCCGTCGAGTATCTTGTGGAGCAAGCCGACGAGCTGGCAGGCAAACCTGCAGCTATTGAAAG atttatCATGGAACTGCTGGCCAGAGAATCCAAACCCCCGGATTATTGGGTTCCTAAGGCACAACGTCCTCCAGAGTTAGGGTTTTCCGTGGGTTCCAATGCCGCCGGTCCTCCTTTAAATACCGACCCTTCACTGGTCAACGGAGACGAGGTCCTCTTCCCCATTGACGGGGGTACATATCCCAATTAATTGCCTCCGCCATTGGACGAGCCCAAAGAAGGACTGAAAATGGATCTCTTGGACTGGCAAGCACCTCCAAACCATTTGGACGAGGTCTTATTACCCGCTCATCCTGGTGAGCCTATCATTGATCTACCCGAAGAAGTGGTCGAGGAAGAAGCCCTGGCCGGACCTTCTAATGAGGAAAATCAGGAAGATAAGAATAAAAGCCGATTCTCGACGGTGGAGATCTTGTTTCCGCAAGCGGATCCGGAATTCCTCCATCAAAAGGTTCTAGAATTCGAAAATGACGACGAGGCATTCAACCGATGGGTCAATGAGTCCCTCGAGAACAAAGGGAGCGACTTTCCCTCTCGTGAAGCCTACGAGAAGCGTCAAGAG GAAGCCGATTTGCTCCAGAAATACTCACGCGAGGTGGATGTGGAAGACATTCTCAACATGTACGAGGACCCTGTGGCATTTTTCTCGGACAAAACCCGCAAAACCTCTGAACTCTATGAGAAGCAAGCTGTGGCCCAGCTCAAACGGGAGTTTTGCTACGTGGGTGTCAATGTGATAATGAAGATATTCATACAGAATAACAAGCTCTACTACCCTGCGTTCAAGACACTGAAGAAGTACAATGGATCGAAAAGAAAGACCAAGAGAATGGATCACGAGTGCTCCATGCCACAAGGGATCGATCTCAACTTTTTGAAG GAAGTTCAATTCTCCCGGATTGAAGGAAAGATCGAAGCTCGCAAACAAAACTTGGAGGAAGAACGCCAACTTCTCATCgaagagggaaagaaatcCGGATCTTTGATTGAATGTTCCTGTTGTTACAACGACGAATGCTTACCCCAAGATATGCTGCCCTGCAGGGGTGGTCATCTCTTTTGCATTGAATGCGTTCAGCGAGCTTCTCAAGTTGCCGTGGGCGAAGCCAAAACCAGCCTCACCTGCCTTGGGCAATGTGACGAGATCTTCGAGTTGTCCACTCTGCAGAAGGCCCTCAAGGCAAATATGTTCTCGAAATGGCTAAAGAAGATATCGCTAGCCGAAATTGAAAAG GCCGATATCGAGGGCTTAGAGCGTTGTCCGTTCTGCGAGTTTGCCACTATCATGGAGTTCTCTCCGGAAGAGAACAAGGTGTTCCAATGTCAGAATCCAGAGTGCGGGAAAGAGTCCTGCCGATTGTGCAAAGAGATCTCACATATCCCCTTGCGATGTGAAGAGGTCGAAAAGGATGCCGAAGTCCGAAAACGAACCTACATAGAGAATAAGATGACCGAGGCCCTAGTGCGGAAATGTTGGAAATGCGGAAAACCGTATCTGAAAGTGGATGGGTGCAACAAGATGACTTGCACCTGCGGTGCCAAGATGTGTTATTTGTGCCGAAAACCTGTCACAGACTACACCCATTTCTACGGCCAAGGTGGCGTGAGCAACGGAAAGCAATGCCCGTTGTGGTCTGATAACAACAAGCTTCATGAGCGAGATGTGGCCAAAGGCGCTTTGGAAGCCAAAAAGAACATGGATGAAAAGGAGCCATCCATCAAACTCAAGCACGATCCCACGAAGAACATCCGCGAAGAGGCGGCCCTAGAGAACGAAGCGGCAGCGCCTCCGCCCCACCCGTTGGAAGTCGTGGTGGGCGGCCGTGGAGGTCGGATTCGTCAGCACATCGTGGCACAACAACGCATGATTGAGAATCAGATCGAGGCGCTCAATCGCATGGGTCGAGGGGCAGGTGGAGGACCTGGACCCGGACGAGGCCCGCCTGGCGCCATGCCCTACCCAATGCACGTCAATCCAATGCCCCAACGGCGACAAGGTGCTCCCCATCTGCAATACAACAACTTGATCAACCAAATGGGCGAGATCTTGGAGCTTCGTAACCAGCACCGAATGAGAGAGCAAGAGCTGTTGGGTAGAGAACGAGAGGCGCTAGAAGGTTACAGACACCATCACGCGCTTGTGCCCCAACCACCCCCACCCCAGCCACATCCCCACAACCCTTATATGGGTCGAGGGGGTCCAGGTGGGATGGGCCCTCCTCCAGCTCATTTTCACAATGCCATGCAGCCCATGAGGCGGATGGCCATGGCTCCGCCCAGGCACGTTAATGCACCCCAACACAATCAACCTCAACCCCAGCCCCAGCCCCAGCCCCAGCCAGGACAGATCAACCCCAATCCCGGGGCCAATCCTACGCTGATGGCAGGCCCGGTGTTGGATCCTCAAGGTCGGCCTCGGGTGAGGAATGACCGTTTTGACGAACCGCCCCTCATGTTcaacaactattttggtcaaatggcGGCTGCCGTGGGCGGAGATCCTCAGCGACCTGCCATGGGAGAAAGAGGAGTGCGAATGATGCCCATGGGCAGGGGAGGGGAGCAACCCGGCGAACAGCCCGTGGACCTCAGACCCCAACCAGCTGATTTGAGGCGTGTGCCCGTGATAGTTGGTCATCCCGCTGGCCCACCTCggcctcctccacctccacgTGACAATCGTCATGGACGGCCAGAAGGTCAGATGGAACCCGGTCCTGTTGTTCCAGCTGGAGCTCCAGCTCCTCCTCCAGGCCCTGTTCCTCAACCACCGGCTCGAGTCCGAGCCCacaatcctcctcctccacccccCCACCCACCACATCCGCCGCCCGTGCCTCCGCGTCCGAATGGAAACGGATTCATGGACATGTATCTGGATGCAGAGTTCCTCCTGGATGATCTGAATCCGTTTGACGTTCTATTTTAA